AGCGTTAAGTGACGTTTATGAACAAGCATTGCTGCAGAGACATGGAAGACGCAATCACATTAGATTGTGATCAACATATAGATGTACTCGAATGTCCTGATGTATTGGTAAGCTACATTCCAAAGTTCGATGAGTATGGGTTAATTATCCACGATGGTGGCAGTTCGTCGTTAGAGATACGGTTTTGCCCATGGTGTGGTTCGAAGCTGCCGGAGTCGAAAAGAGAGGCGTGGTTCGGCAGGTTGGAAGAGCTAGGGTTCGATGATCCTAGTGAACAAAACATACCAGAGGAGTTCGAAAGTGATGCGTGGTATCGCAACACTTAACAAGGCCAGCCAGCATCGCTCCCTGCGGTCGCTGGACCTCGTTTCACTCGGCCGCTGCTGGCGGCGTTAGCTACCCATGGAGAATGGAGTTCTAAATGAGATTACATGGAACATCAAAAACTAAAGAATCGAAATACAATGCAACAGTAGGCTTATTTATAAGCATTGGGATGCTGTTGGTTGCATTAATGGTTTTTGATTTCTCGGAAATGCCAGAATTTGGCAAAATTTTCATGATATTTTGGATTGGTGCCGTTTGCGCACAAATTTACCAATCTTATAGAAATTCAGTATTTTCTCGTAAAAGCTTACATCATGAAGTTACCGATCATGAATTAAAGGTAGATGGATATAAATCACCTTCAAATCACAAAGCTGAACTTGAAAAGGATTATGCTTTAAGGTTAAGAAAACTAGAAAACTTATATAGAGACGGATTGATAACGACGACAGAATACGAAGCAAAAAGACAAGATATTCTGGATGAAGATTGGGGTAGCTAACAAGCCATTACAATAACGGGACTGCTAACAGCTTGCTCGGTTCCGCTTCGCTTCACATTTTAGCAAGCTATTATCAGCCCCTGAATGGGGCGTTATATTTTAAGGAAAGTTATGCGTAAAATTTTTTATTTATTATTATTTTCTTTCTTGGTTGGAGGATGCGCAACAGGTTCTTCAACAGAGCACATCACTACACCATCCTTAATAAATGACTATATAGCAGAACATATCATTGAAATTGAAGCCTACAACACAAAGTATAGAAGCGAATTAAATGACCTAGCAAACAAAATCATCTATGAATGTGCAGTTAGAAAAATCAATAGTAAGAAATCCATTAGCTTGGAGAAACTTACCAATATAATTCTAAATGGCCGCGTAATTTATAAGATAGATGACAAGGGAGTTATTGAATCCGCTTGGTATGATGGACATAATCAAAGTCAGGCCCAATGCGTTAACAATAATGCAGTAGGCTATCCTCTACCTGATCCCAAAGGGGTTGAGTATATTTATGATCAGTTCCGTGTTGAGGTTACTGGTGATAAAATATAACCAGTTGCTCAAATTTACTCCGTGGGACTGGCGCGTGGCGCCAGCCCCTTAGCAAAGCGTTAGGCCTCGTTTACTCTAGCATAGGCGGACAAGGAAAATTTAAGTGGAAGACTTAAAGCATCAAATAAGAATGCAAGCTACTGCCAATGTGTTTCAAACTATGGGCACGGAAGGTTCTGGGGTCAAAGTTATCGAACAATTTAAAAGCATGCCTGATGAACTACTAGATATTCTGGGAACAAATGCAGGTATCAAAAAAGAGCACTTACCAATATATCGCAAGTTAACTCGAGGCGAAGAAAATGATTTTACTGAAAAGCTTCAGAATTTTAAAGATGAACTGAAAACAGGAGATATTATCCTTGTAACTGGTACTTCAAACTCCTCAAAGGTATTGGCGAAATTACAAAAAACGGTTTACTCAAAAGCTCGATCTAGTCATGTTGTAATCGTTCTAGCCGACTTTATATGTATAGATGCAATGCCCAATATCGGTGTTTCTCTTAAATTAATACCTGAAGTTTTGAATGATGTTCAAGAAGGTTGGCGGATTATTCGATTTAAAGGACTACAAGAGAAAGACAGTGAGGTGCTCAGCAAGACATGCGCTTATTATATTGAGCAACCATATATAATTTTGCCAAAAAAGAAACCGGCAAAGAAATTCTCATACTGTTCCGAATTAGCACGTAAAGTTTATCTTGATAGCAAAATTAAAAATACTGGGATCCCAAATAATACCATTATAAAGCCATGTGATTTCGATAAAATCGCCGATCAAAATAGTCAGTGGCTAGACGTAACAGATTCCGTTAAGCCTTACGTAGAGTTCTGTATAGAATATGAAGGGGTCTTAAAGTTCATAGCTAAGAGCTTTACACAAGGCATAGAGCTAAACCGGCAACGATTTAGCGAACGAAGAAAAGTTAAAGAAAATGTATCTAAAATGCATAAAGAAGGTGTGATTACCGACTCTGGTGCAGCTCAGATAAAAAATAAAATAGAGTTACTTGAAAAATCATTAAACTATAAGTTTTGGGATTATCAATAAGGCCTAACAAGCGCCTCAACAAAGGACGTAAAAAGCTTGGCTTACGCTCCTTCGTCGCGCTAATTATAGCCAAGCATTTTACGCCTTTTAGGCGGGCGTTAATGCTCTACCCGCTCCGTCGCAAAGTCGGGGCGGGACAGGTTTTCCAGCTTGCTGTACAAATACATCACCAGCAGGGTGAGGGCGGCGCAGCCGAGGAACAGCCAAGAACCGTTTAGCAGATCCAGCACTATGCCGCCGCCCAGAGGCGCCAAAGCAAAGCCAAATTCATAGAAAGACGATGCGCCAAAATAGGCACCGCGCAGATGGCGCGGGGCAATGCGGTCGATATGTACGTTCATGGTGGGGAACAGCACCGCCTCCGCCAGACTCATCACAATCACGGCGCCAATCCAGCCCCAGAATAAGTCAACCGGGTTTAACCCCATCCACAGCTGCGATGCGATTAGCAGCACCAGCGCCACCTGAATACGCTTCACCAAAGACCAGTGGGCCATCAGTTTAAGCAGCAAAAACTGGCAGGTGATGATGATCATGGCATTGGCGAAGATCATCGAGGAGATAAGCTCAAGCACATTGGGCACTCCGGCACGGCTTAGGTACTGCACCAGAGAGCCATCCATCTGGCCGAAGATAAACATGCAGATAACATTGGCCAGAATAAGGCTTTGCAGCAGCCTGTCACTCGCCAGCACCCGCAGGGTATGGCGCATCCCGGATGCTGCCTGGTCATCGCTGCCAGAGTTGGCCGTATTCCCTTCCTCGCCGAACTGCCCAGGATGAGTCGCCTGGGTAAACTCGTGGTTGACAAAGCCCCACCAAAGCAGCAACAGCAAAATAGCAAAAGCCACTGTGGTGATGTAAAAACTCGACTGCTCGCCGGTTAACCCCAGCCAGACACCGGCAATGGGTCCCACGGCGCAGCCCACATTCACAATAAAATACAGACTCTGCATCGCAAGCTCGCGGGTTTGGGACTCGTGGATGATGTCACCAATCAGAGCCGATACCAGCGGCCGCCACAGTGAGGTGGCGATGGAGCAGAGGGTGATGACCAGCGCAAATCCGGCTACCGAATCGGCCTCGGCCAGCAGCGAAAACGAAATAATATAGAGCACGCCTGCGCCATACATCATCTTTTGTCTGCCAATCCTGTCGGACAGGGCACTGCCGATAAAACTGACCAG
This portion of the Shewanella amazonensis SB2B genome encodes:
- a CDS encoding SHOCT domain-containing protein, with product MRLHGTSKTKESKYNATVGLFISIGMLLVALMVFDFSEMPEFGKIFMIFWIGAVCAQIYQSYRNSVFSRKSLHHEVTDHELKVDGYKSPSNHKAELEKDYALRLRKLENLYRDGLITTTEYEAKRQDILDEDWGS
- a CDS encoding MFS transporter — encoded protein: MQSDISLARVKQFPRLMWILLFGSFITRGSYYMVWPFLAVILYERFGLSATNVGLILSSAALLSVLVSFIGSALSDRIGRQKMMYGAGVLYIISFSLLAEADSVAGFALVITLCSIATSLWRPLVSALIGDIIHESQTRELAMQSLYFIVNVGCAVGPIAGVWLGLTGEQSSFYITTVAFAILLLLLWWGFVNHEFTQATHPGQFGEEGNTANSGSDDQAASGMRHTLRVLASDRLLQSLILANVICMFIFGQMDGSLVQYLSRAGVPNVLELISSMIFANAMIIITCQFLLLKLMAHWSLVKRIQVALVLLIASQLWMGLNPVDLFWGWIGAVIVMSLAEAVLFPTMNVHIDRIAPRHLRGAYFGASSFYEFGFALAPLGGGIVLDLLNGSWLFLGCAALTLLVMYLYSKLENLSRPDFATERVEH
- a CDS encoding DUF6980 family protein, with product MNKHCCRDMEDAITLDCDQHIDVLECPDVLVSYIPKFDEYGLIIHDGGSSSLEIRFCPWCGSKLPESKREAWFGRLEELGFDDPSEQNIPEEFESDAWYRNT